The following coding sequences are from one Epinephelus fuscoguttatus linkage group LG7, E.fuscoguttatus.final_Chr_v1 window:
- the LOC125891961 gene encoding vesicle-associated membrane protein-associated protein B-like isoform X1, which produces MARPEQVLVLEPQHELKFRGPFTDVVTATLKLTNPTDRNVCFKVKTTAPRRYCVRPNSGIIDAGTSINVSVMLQPFDYDPNEKSKHKFMVQSMLAPYDMTDMEGVWKEAKPEELMDSKLRCAFEMPLENDKTHESETNKTVSSSASSVKTEHSTLPKSASASLDDGEVKKIMEECKRLQMEVQRLREENKQIREDDGLRKRKVTSMGAPHSSSSSAMATSAMRDEGLSTRILALCVLFFVIGVIIGKLAL; this is translated from the exons ATGGCCAGACCAGAACAAGTCCTGGTGCTAGAGCCACAACATGAACTGAAATTCAGAG GCCCGTTTACAGATGTCGTCACTGCCACTCTGAAGCTCACCAACCCTACAGatagaaatgtgtgtttcaaaGTCAAGACAACTGCCCCTCGCAGATACTGTGTGCGCCCAAACAGTGGCATCATTGACGCTGGAACCTCCATCAATGTTTCTG TTATGCTACAGCCGTTTGACTATGACCCCAATGAAAAGAGTAAACACAAATTCATGGTGCAGTCCATGCTGGCTCCATACGACATGACTGACATGGAAGGAGTT TGGAAGGAAGCAAAGCCTGAAGAGCTGATGGATTCAAAGTTGAGATGTGCATTTGAGATGCCTCTAGAAAATGACAAAACT CATGAGAGTGAAACCAACAAAACTGtgtcttcctctgcctcctctgttAAGACCGAGCACTCCACGCTGCCCAAGTCAGCCAGTGCCTCTCTGGATGACGGAGAGGTGAAGAAGATCATGGAGGAGTGCAAGCGGCTGCAGATGGAGGTGCAGAGGCTACGGGAAGAAAATAAACAGATCAGG GAGGATGACGGGCTGCGGAAGAGAAAGGTGACCTCAATGGGcgctcctcactcctcttcctcctccgccATGGCGACCTCGGCCATGAGGGACGAAGGCCTAAGCACCCGCATCCTGGCGCTCTGCGTGCTCTTCTTTGTCATTGGAGTCATCATTGGCAAGCTGGCCCtgtag
- the LOC125891961 gene encoding vesicle-associated membrane protein-associated protein B-like isoform X2 encodes MARPEQVLVLEPQHELKFRGPFTDVVTATLKLTNPTDRNVCFKVKTTAPRRYCVRPNSGIIDAGTSINVSVMLQPFDYDPNEKSKHKFMVQSMLAPYDMTDMEGVWKEAKPEELMDSKLRCAFEMPLENDKTTEHSTLPKSASASLDDGEVKKIMEECKRLQMEVQRLREENKQIREDDGLRKRKVTSMGAPHSSSSSAMATSAMRDEGLSTRILALCVLFFVIGVIIGKLAL; translated from the exons ATGGCCAGACCAGAACAAGTCCTGGTGCTAGAGCCACAACATGAACTGAAATTCAGAG GCCCGTTTACAGATGTCGTCACTGCCACTCTGAAGCTCACCAACCCTACAGatagaaatgtgtgtttcaaaGTCAAGACAACTGCCCCTCGCAGATACTGTGTGCGCCCAAACAGTGGCATCATTGACGCTGGAACCTCCATCAATGTTTCTG TTATGCTACAGCCGTTTGACTATGACCCCAATGAAAAGAGTAAACACAAATTCATGGTGCAGTCCATGCTGGCTCCATACGACATGACTGACATGGAAGGAGTT TGGAAGGAAGCAAAGCCTGAAGAGCTGATGGATTCAAAGTTGAGATGTGCATTTGAGATGCCTCTAGAAAATGACAAAACT ACCGAGCACTCCACGCTGCCCAAGTCAGCCAGTGCCTCTCTGGATGACGGAGAGGTGAAGAAGATCATGGAGGAGTGCAAGCGGCTGCAGATGGAGGTGCAGAGGCTACGGGAAGAAAATAAACAGATCAGG GAGGATGACGGGCTGCGGAAGAGAAAGGTGACCTCAATGGGcgctcctcactcctcttcctcctccgccATGGCGACCTCGGCCATGAGGGACGAAGGCCTAAGCACCCGCATCCTGGCGCTCTGCGTGCTCTTCTTTGTCATTGGAGTCATCATTGGCAAGCTGGCCCtgtag